Part of the Sulfuricella denitrificans skB26 genome is shown below.
AGTCACTTCAAGTTCTTTATATTCTGGGTGAATTTCCGGTTTCATGGCTTAAATCCTTGGAATCTGGCGGCTTTTTTTAGGGCCGAATTCTTGAAAAAGAGGGATTATCCTCTAAAAAATGGGCTTTATCAAGTCCGGCTATTACCGGCGCATCGAATCGAAAAAGTCCGCGTTGTTCTTGGTTGCCTTGATCTTGTCGATCAGAAATTCCGTTGCCTCCAGATCATCCATCGGGTAGAGCAGTTTACGCAGCACCCAGATTTTTTGCAGGATGTCGGGTTTGATCAGCAACTCTTCCTTACGCGTGCCGGAGCGGTTGACGTTGATCGCTGGATACAGGCGTTTTTCCGCCATCTTGCGATCCATGTGGATCTCCATGTTGCCGGTACCCTTGAATTCCTCGTAGATCACGTCGTCCATGCGCGAACCGGTATCCACCAGCGCCGTGGCGATGATGGTCAGCGAGCCGCCTTCTTCGATGTTGCGCGCCGCGCCGAAGAAACGCTTGGGGCGCTGCAGTGCATTGGCATCCACGCCGCCGGTAAGCACCTTGCCGGAAGACGGCACCACGGTGTTGTAGGCACGCGCCAAACGAGTGATCGAGTCGAGCAGAATGACTACGTCCTTTTTGTGTTCCACCAGGCGCTTGGCTTTTTCCATCACCATTTCGGCGACCTGAACATGGCGTGTAGCGGGTTCGTCGAAGGTGGAGGAAACCACTTCGCCGCGCACCGAGCGTTGCATTTCCGTCACTTCTTCCGGGCGCTCATCGATCAGCAGTACGATCAGATAGCATTCCGGGTGGTTGGCCGCGATGGAGTGGGCGATATGTTGCAGCATCACGGTCTTGCCTGATTTAGGTGAGGCCACCAGCAGGCCGCGCTGGCCCTTGCCGATTGGTGCGACCATGTCGATGACTCGACCGGTAATATTCTCTTCCGCCTTGATATCGCGTTCCAGAATCATTGGCTGATTCGGGAACAGCGGTGTCAGGTTCTCGAACAGGATCTTGTGCTTGGAGTTCTCGGGCGGTTCGCCGTTGACCTGATCCACCTTGACCAGTGCGAAATAGCGCTCGCCCTCTTTAGGGGTGCGGATCTCGCCCTCTATCGAATCGCCGGTGTGCAGGTTGAAGCGGCGAATCTGCGAGGGGCTGACATAAATGTCGTCCGGCCCGGCCAGATAGGAAGTGTCAGGAGAACGGAGAAAGCCGAAACCGTCCGGCAGGACTTCCAGCGTGCCTTCGCCGTAAATGCTTTCGCCTTTCTTGGCCTGATTCTTCAATAAGGCAAAAATCAAATCCTGCTTGCGCAGGCGGCTTGCACCCTCGATTTCGTTGGTGATGGCCATTTCCACCAGTTCGGTGACGGGGAGGTGTTTTAAATCAGATAAGCGCATGGCGGTAGGGTAGGATGAATCTGTAGAAAAGGTGGATCAAAGGTAGAGCAAGGTGGATCTGGAATTTCTTAGGGTGCGGCGGGAAGAAGCTTGCGCCTGAGCCCGAGGAACGGGCAGTCAGGCGCTAGGTTAACGGCTTTAAATATTGCTGTCAATGAATGCGGTCAGTTGAGACTTGGACAGGGCGCCGACTTTGGTGGCTTCGATGTTGCCATTCTTGAAAATCATCAGGGTAGGAATGCCGCGAATACCGAATTTTGGTGGCGTAGCCTGGTTTTCGTCGATATTGAGTTTGGCGACTTTGATGCGTCCGGCGTATTCCTGTGCGATCTCGTCAAGAATCGGAGCGATCATCTTGCACGGGCCGCACCAGTCTGCCCAGTAATCAACCAGTACAGGTAACGGGGATTGCAGAACTTCTGGTTCGAAGGTGTCGTCGGTGACGTAATGGATATGTTCGCTCATGAGGTGCTGGCTCCAATTCAAATAGAGAATCAACGGAAAAGATGGTGAAAACGCTGACAGTTAGACGATGGTGTTTGCTTTTGTATTGTGACAGACGTGTTGCCGGTTTATGGGCTGGGTATGAAATGGTTTTTTGAACTTTATCCTAACCAAAAAAATCCGGCAAGGGGAATTGTTGGGCGAATGCGTTGATTATGCCACCCGGTTTCGGGATAAAATCAGGTTGTTCCCCACTGTTCCCGGTATTCCCGGACACTATCAACTCATTATATGCGGAAATTTCCGGCTGACACTGTTTCTGCCCTGAATCTGGTGCGCATCGCTGCACGGGATATCGTCGCGCTGGAACAGGAGCAACTGCCCAGGCTGACCGGCCTGGTGATTTTGCTGCCGAATTTTCATGCTGTCGATTTGATGGGCGAGGCGCTGTGCGAGTCGGCGGGAGCGTCTTCCCTGCTTCTGCCGCGCATGATCACCCTGACCGAATGGGCGGAGGGCGCGGTGCTCGGACGTGAAATTCTCCCCGACAGCTGCCGTGCTGCCCTGCTTTACCAAGCCCTGCGCGAGAGGAAGTGGTTTGCTGACGCCGACTTGTGGCATGTCAGCCGGGAACTGCTCAGCCTGTTCGACGATATGGCCCGGCAGGGAACCGGCCTGCCGGCCTCCTATCCCGAATTCGTCGCGTTGCTGGAGCAGGCCTACCGCACCCGCGCCGGCGAACCGCTGCAGTTCGAGGCGCGTCTGGTGCACGAGCTGTGGTATGCCATGAACCTCAGCGGCGATGGCCGTGTCGATAGCGTCACCGCCTACCATCTGCGACTGGCCGGCTTGGCTGATAATGCTTCCTCACCCTTGTATGCCGTCGGCTTGTCCGGCCTGACTCCGATGGAGCAGGACTTTTTCCGCCGTTATGGGGAAAGGCAGCGGGTACACCTGTACGGTTGCGGCGGAGAAGATCCAGCCGATGATTTGAGCCAGTTGGTGCAAGCCGCCCTTGCTCCTATGGAGGTGCTGAACAAGTCCAATGCTCCCTCCCCCGCAAGGGAAGAGGGGGCAAACGCGAAGGGCGCTTGTTACGACTTGCGCGAGCGCGCCACCGAATTCCGCCAGCGTTGCCCGGCAAGCCCGCTGTCCGGTCGCCTTGAATTGCTCGAGGCTCATAGTCTTGAGCAGGAAGCGCAGGCAGTGGATAGCCAGATTCGTGAGTGGCTCCTGGCAGGCAAAAGCGCCATCGCGGTGATCGCCCAGGACCGGCTGGTGGCACGTCGAGCTCGCGCCCTGCTGGAGCGCGGCCAGATC
Proteins encoded:
- the trxA gene encoding thioredoxin TrxA; translated protein: MSEHIHYVTDDTFEPEVLQSPLPVLVDYWADWCGPCKMIAPILDEIAQEYAGRIKVAKLNIDENQATPPKFGIRGIPTLMIFKNGNIEATKVGALSKSQLTAFIDSNI
- the rho gene encoding transcription termination factor Rho: MRLSDLKHLPVTELVEMAITNEIEGASRLRKQDLIFALLKNQAKKGESIYGEGTLEVLPDGFGFLRSPDTSYLAGPDDIYVSPSQIRRFNLHTGDSIEGEIRTPKEGERYFALVKVDQVNGEPPENSKHKILFENLTPLFPNQPMILERDIKAEENITGRVIDMVAPIGKGQRGLLVASPKSGKTVMLQHIAHSIAANHPECYLIVLLIDERPEEVTEMQRSVRGEVVSSTFDEPATRHVQVAEMVMEKAKRLVEHKKDVVILLDSITRLARAYNTVVPSSGKVLTGGVDANALQRPKRFFGAARNIEEGGSLTIIATALVDTGSRMDDVIYEEFKGTGNMEIHMDRKMAEKRLYPAINVNRSGTRKEELLIKPDILQKIWVLRKLLYPMDDLEATEFLIDKIKATKNNADFFDSMRR